The following nucleotide sequence is from Primulina tabacum isolate GXHZ01 chromosome 2, ASM2559414v2, whole genome shotgun sequence.
TATAACTTAACTATATGAATAAAGCATATCTGATTACCTGCATTGTGTCATTGCTAGAAAAAGCGAGATAAGCCAATTAAATGAGCCAGAAAAAGGCAGTCCCATATGATAATTCAGACGGGAAAACAGAATATGGCCTCAGCATCAAAATTTAAGCATCCAAATTTGtgaaaaacaagaataaaccaaATACTAAACCAGTATTCCGATTGTCGCTAATCTTCAGATACAGTATGATTTGGGCAAATCCAAATAGAAATTATCCAGTATATTATGCTCCCTCGATGATTTCCTAATCAATCCTTGTATAGGAAATAAAGTTGACAAACTTTCAGCTGACACAGATTAGTGAGATGTATTCTCCTCTAGGCATCATCATACAGCAACACAAAGTGatcaataacacaagcaaaaaTAACGTTTTCTTTTCGTTTTCGTGACGAGAAACTTTTCTAAGAACCTCGTCATGAAATTCATGTTAATTCCAAACAATTTCATGAGTTCAACGGCAAGCTCTAAATTTCCCCAGCAAGttataacataaaaatattgttGCTCTGTCTCCTAGTGTAGTGGCACCTAGAGAATCTGAGGCAGGAGGGCCAACATCCATGACCTATGTTTTGCCGTATGGACTGATGATGTGGTAAAACATGGGACTTCGAATGCAACAGGGTGGGTAATACAAACAATATCAAATTTTAACGTTCGATCAAAATAAAATTGTTATCATGTGATCTAAATTTTAGTAAAAGTACTGaacaaatataattttaatgaagTTAGGATAAACTCGAAAATGTTAATCTTTTTCCCATCATTCTTCCATAAACTTGTCCCACAGTGTTTCTAGAAATTAAAAATGCTATGATAATctacttgaaacatgaatatctttgtataaaaaattatacaGCGTATGAGGTGTAATCCAACACTTTGACTTCAGCCAGTTGTGATAGATATTACAATTACTTCCTCGGTCCACTATATAAAAgtcatgttttctttttcatccCTCAAATATATAGTGGAGTATCTATTCTTAGTAGTATTATACTATTCTTTTACCACCAGTCTACCTTATTCATCAAATACACTAGCAAACAACGCACACGTAATGCATGTGTAAAATAATTACGATTACGTAAATGAACCGTGAACATGATCATTAATAGATCAGTTAATTCATAAAATTTTGTTATAGTTTGTAGTTATTATTTGTATAACAGTAATACAATATattgattatgtaattgttagaaataaatttttaaatttttatagtGAATTAAATATTGTAGTTATGAGTAAATTATacgaaaaatattaatttggatagaatattttcgtaaaaactAATTGGTGTCACAAAGTCAGATCACTAAGGACTTCAATTATATAAAGTATATATTAGTTATTTTAAACAAATATGGGACGGAGGGAGTTTAATAGTATTACATGACGGGGAGCGATTTgattttatgtattattttattataacaTATAAGATCTTTCTTACAAAATAATTAATGTCTCTCTCTGTATCTAACAGATAATTCAAGTAAGCCAAAATTTTGACAAAATAGAAAACTTACGTAATTGTAAAAATTAATACATGACAAACTAAATCTTAAAAGTTTGAATTATTAAGGAAATTACATAATAAAGATTTTTAAAGAAAGATTACCTTAATTCTTCTCTCTGGTACAGAAAAATGCTATAAAGCTGGCCTTTGCATCGCATATCAGAAATCATAAACAAATATCACTAATGGCTTCCACACTTTTTTGCTATTATTTTGTTGCATTTGTCTTCGTTTTACTGATTTCCGCAACCTTTTCATTGGCAAGTACCTTCGATGATGGTAGTTCCTACAATTCGAAACCTTCGAAAAAGCAGGCAGAAAGGCTCATCAGATCATTTAACTTGTTCCCAAAGCATGACATGAATTATCATGTTGGAGAAGTTTCCGAGTATAAATTCGATAACGAATCAAGAATTGTCGAAAAGAAGATTAAGTTTCCTTTGTATTGGAAACAAGGGAACCTGTACCTGACTTGGGTAATCATGCTAGTTATTATAGGATACAGCATTCCAAAGATGCAAGGTATGAATTGTTTCTTCACACTTTTACAGCATGAAAAATGGGTTTCCACTCAGCCTCGGAGCCGAGATTATGACTTGGAAAGCGAAGAAATTAAATACACATGAAACATTTAACTTTAGGCTACCTGTGCCGCAGGTTATGGTTGCCAATGAATTATAACAAGTTCAAAGGGTAGGGAGGAActttaatttcttgaaaattacaCTAAATatttgaagattattttgtctgataGGTTGTTGGACACCAGTATGGATATTGGCAAACCCATTGAAGCCAACTTAGCATCGTACTTGAATGAAACATTATCAAAATATTTGTATGTATTGTTTTTTCTAAGATACATATTTTGCATATCAATAACACAATTACGTCGTCCTGCCCGCTACTTCTAATCCTCTCCATTACATTCCTGGATCAATTTCCTAATTACTAAGCCAAACCCCCATAATGAACAAAAAAACTTTGACTTAATTTCTCGATACAATATTGGCAGGATGTTCTACTTATTTTTTGAATCAAGTAGCAGCAGCAAGGATCCTGTAGTTATATGGCTAACTGGAGAACCAGGGTGCGGTAGCGAACTAGCTTTATTTTATGAAAGTGACCCTTTTCACATAACAAGCAACCTCTCCTTGACATGGAATGATTTTGGGTGGGATAAGGTAACTATTAAACCTCTTCTAAAGCTACCTTTTCACTTCTATAGAAACATAAAAGATCCCCCCCATATCCTTCCATGAAATGTAGGTATCAAATCTTATATATGTCGACCAACCAACCAGGACCAGTTTTAACTACAGTTATGATAATTCTGACACTAGACACAACGAGGAGGGTGTTGCCAATGATCTTATATGACTTCTTGGAGGTCTTTTTCTATTCCAAGATTCATCATTTCAAGAAAAATTAAGAGTAATTATTCATAAATCTATATATCTAAAGAGTCTCATTTTGCCTACTGTTAGGAGTTTTTCAAGGGGCATCCTCAGTTTGCAGGGAATAATTTCTACATAACCGGAAAATCTTATGCAGCGCACTATATTCCTGCATTGGCTTCTCAACTTAATAGAGGAAAAAAACAAATAAGACATTCATATTAAGCTAAAGGTTTTTACGTACATCTTACTATATTGTTATTCGTTGTTGCCATGGAATATCATCTAATCTGAATATTGTTTTATGGAATCAAACTCTTATTTCACAGGGAATGGCCATAGGAAATGGATTAACTCACTGCGAAATCCAATACCAAACATACACTGATTATGCTTTAAACATGAAACTACTTATGCAAGATGAGTACGAGAAGTTGAAAGCAGCAGTTTCGCAATGCGTACAGGAAGCTAAACTTCGTGGTAGTGCCTTACATTGGAGTCTTCAATGTGTTTCTGGTATTGGGTTTCCTTAGGCCCGGACGGTGGAATTAAATGTGAGGAAGCATATGGAGATTGCAATAACCTCTTCAGCGACATCGTGGCAATTAATATGTGTACAAGTGTAAGATATATTGTTCTTTTGCATGTCCTTATCGTGTATCATGGAGAATAAGAAATATTATTTAACTAGAAGAAGCATTTTACCTCGTGTCACATATGCAAATCTATGATACAAGAAAGAGTGTGAGGGTCACACGTGCTACGACTTCTCTAACAGGGTGCATTTTCTGCTCTGAAATTCGTCAAAACCGCTATTGGTGTTAGTGACATAGAGTTCGTGTCATGCAGCTCCAAGGTGTACGAGGCTATGCTCCAAAACTGGATGAGAAATCTTGAAGTAGGAATACCTACACTTCTTGAGGATGAGATCAAGTTACTTGTATATGTTGGGGAATATGATCTGATATGCAATTGGCTTGGTAAGATTCTTGCATCTAGCTTCTGAACTTTGTTGGATTATTACATGGAATTGGTATGTTTCAACTGAATCCTTGTGATTTGGACAGGGAATTCGAAATGGCTTGATGCCGTGACCTGGTCGGGACAGAAGAAATACTTAGGAGCATCCATGATTCCATTTTCTGTAGATGGTGTAGAGGCTGGAATGAAGAAAGGATGTGGACCCCTTACTTTTTTGAAAGTGCATGATGCCGGTCATTTGGTTCCGATGGATAATTTATACATGGATAAAAACTTTAGCAAAAATACAGTACAATATCTGAGACATGTATTGTACATACATATGAGCTTAATGTTTATACAACCTTGAGTTGATAGAGAATTAACACTACAATCAAATCCACAGATGAACGCGGTCTCCTCTCTAGAAAAATTTACAAGAATGTAATCTCTTCGTCTCCAGGCTTAATCTCTACCTGTTAGTTTTCCTTCATACTTGCAGAAACAATTGCAACCTTTTCCACATCATCTACCATAGAGTGTCCAAGACTCGAGCAGCAAACATTATCAGAGAGCTTAACTTGTTTCCTGAAATCAATATGAACATATTATCATGACAATGTAGTCACTGAAAGAACAGTTGTTCCTTATGTACACTCTACACTTCCATTCATTTTCATCATCTTCTATTGATACAAAAATGTTCAAGGTAATCTACGGAAAAAATCCAAGAGAAAAACACCCAGCTTCCATTTCTTTAATAGCAAAATTCACTGCAAAAATTTAAAAGGCAAGCAGAGGTGATCAGTTGTTACTAGATCATGCTACAGGCCTCGTCAAACAGAACAAAGTTTATACTCGGAGGGAATGGTGATGCTACAAGAATAAATTCCATCAGTTGTGCcatgaaaacaaaaataaagtATCAAATATACCAATAAAGGTTAAATCGACAATAGGATTACCAGTTTCTCGTTGAATTGTATAGGCTAGCAGTGAGCCATGTATAATACTATGATTAGAGTGAGAGGATCATCCAACATGTTACCCAACTGAATACATTTTTACAATTCAATGCTATAAAACTTGTCAATAAACACGTCTTACAAGGTACAATTCCCTCAAAGTCTCAATAGCTGGTTGAAAACCAGTCCTTAAGGGCACAACTGATACCACTCGCTGATGCTGGGCATTTCCATTGTTCGGGTTAGATAATGTTACAGTTAGCATCTCTCCCTCTAAAACCCGGCCGGCTGTCATTGCTGAGAAAAGCAAGATGAGTCAATATTACGAGTCGGAAAACTGAAAAGGCGGTACAATATGTTCATTCAGATGAAAAAACATAATACTTATGTCTCAAACATGAAATGCAAGCGTCCAAAAACAAACATATTCGTGAAACCAAGAATGAATAATCAAATACTTTGGTTGTCAATCTACATATACAGTAAGATTTCAGTGAATCCAAATAAAAACTATACAATATATTATAGTTCCTCCACATTTCCGAATCAATTGTGTGTAGTAAACAAACTTGACAAACTCTCACATCTAATAGATTGCCCGTTTGAGATGGACCCTTCTCCGAGAATTATACCCCAGCACAAAAGTAATCAATAACAGCAGGCTTTGTgttttatttcagttttcatGGTGAGAAACTTTTCTAAGAACCTCTTTTTGCTGTTATAAATTTTAAGTTTCAGACCATTTCCATGAATTCGACACAACCTCTAAATTTTCCAaccaaattaaaatataaaaccaTTACTTGCCTGTCTTCAATTGTCGTCGTACCATATGAAACTGAGGTATGATATACCAACAATTTACAGCAAAAATTTGTCCAAGTGAATCACCAAACATTGATTTGCGGACACAAACAATATCACAGATCACTAAGTCAGAAAAAATTAACTTTTCCAGTTTAATTCGCACGTCTCTCACTTTCACAAGCTGTGGGTTACACCTTCCCTATATCTCACATAATTCATAGAACAATTAACTagcatacaaaaaaaaaaaggaattgaCAATTCAATAATGATATTTAAACAAGAATTGGCGTTGAATTCACAAATGTACCAGCATAAGGATGAGTCTTAGCGAAGTCAAAGAATTCGTCTGCTGAGCAACCAAACAACACTCTTGCAGCTCTGTCAAACATTATCACCACAAAAACCCTTGTATCCGTAGCAATAGACATCTGCAAACATTTTCGAAACAGTCAAAACAAAAATCCAAAACTATTCCCAAAAATCGTGTCTCAGTATATAATTTCAAGAACCCTTGAAATCCTATAAAAGACGCAAGTTTGTAGGCAACATTAAGGACTTTCGCATTCCCAGTTCATTGCAAATACTAACAAGAACACGGAAGAGGCGTTTGGATCCAGATGAACATGGATTGAAACTGTTGCTAAAATTGCAGTATCTGCAGGCAGCGGAGCTATCAGGAAGAGTTTTTTCACACGCCGAGCACACTCGGTAACACAAATTGGCGTGGTCAATCGCCACCACGGTACACATTATCGCTGTTGGCCCATCATTTTTCACCATCGGCCTTTTCATCGATTGATGGATAGTGGGTTCATCAGAATTCATCGATTGATTCGACATTTCTTGCCAAGAATACAAACCGGAGCTGAAGAGGAAGCTTGCAGATAACTGACTGAAAGCGTGGTAAAATAATTCAcccaataataaaattattaactcGTAATTAAGTTTTATCATAATCGCATGAtttcactaattttttttaaataaaggtTTTTTTACATGAAGTTTTGCTAAAATAATTTACTAAAACTCAAATTAACATATTAATcaaatttttattatgttattaatttttttaaaagttttgacTAAATTGATCATAATCTAGTAAAAATCAGTTTTCCTcttaattctaaatttagttaaaatctatttatttttacaaGAAGATTTCAAATCCATCAACTTGAAATAACTAGTTTGAGAAATGTATTTGAAATCGAAGAACAAATATGTACTCGACTAAcataaaagattttaaaattttcattttaatattGAACAAAATATACGAATTCATCAAATCATTATATCGCGAGTATGTCTCTtacgagacggtctcacgaatctttatccgtaTTGATATTCacattaaaaagtaatactcttagcataaaaaataatatttttttatggatgacccaaataagatatatgtctcataaaatacgacctgtgagaccgtctcatacaaatttttgcATAATATCAAACACAAACTACTAGAATATGGTTGAGAGGAATAATATCTAAAACTGCCAAGGCAAGTATGACCAATGATGGTTCTCGTCTTCATAAACTAGTAGCTTCTAGTGCTCTTAAGGAACTTACATTGAATGCTCAAATCATTCCAACTATTATATAAAAGACAAAAAttttgtgaaacgatctcacatatcgtattttgtgaggcaTATCTCTTAtctggatcatccatgaaaaaatattattattttttgaatatcagtagggtcgacccgtctcacagataaaaaatCGTGAGATCATCTTACAAAAGATCTACTCTGCATAAAATCCCCACTACAACAATTATCACAAGTCATAGTATTCTAGAAAAAAGAGATACCCTCTAATCTAATCTTACTCAAAAGCCGTTCAACCAAATCATAAACAATCTTATAAAAAAATCAGCCCGAAAACTCTAAATTTTAATATGAATTCTAgataattaacatattaattgATTCGACTCCAGTGATATCGATATTACTTAAAATGTTTGGAAACATGGATACATCCAGTATTGTACGCGAGGATAGTCAGTTAGTTATATGCTATACTTGAAATAATTCTACTATATCTCCGGCATCATTGGATGATGTGAGCGAGTCTATGatcaacaaaattaaaatttaaccaCATTCCAAAAATAGTAATTAAGGCTAACTCAAGAGTTTGACTACAGTTAGATAATCATATCATGTGATATAATGCGTAGAACAATACGATAAAATACATGTTACCCATTCATAACCGTTGGATGAACATTTTGGATTACGGCAAAGTCAAATAAATAGTATTTGGATACGTGTTAACTATGCAGATCAATTACGTCAGCTGTGAGAGGGGAGCGCCACTACGGTTTATTTCATCCTATCCACGTGGGCATTGTTCCCATGATAGGATACATGACCAAAATTTGTCCATGCATATATAggacccacttttttttttgaaattatatgtATGACAAGATCTTACCCTTTGAAATGAAGCAAAGGTAGTGCCCACATCGATCTCATTAATCGCAACCACAGGAAAAGAAAAAAAGCATTGGTCAGTACAGTGAACTATGTGGCATCTTATGATTGGTTTCTTTGGTTAACTCCCATGTGATTGGGCGTTGTGCTTCACGTGGACTTGTCGTGTACTCCAGATGGGACCATCCACACGTACTTCAGTTTATGGCCACTTGTACATTCTCTCTCTATCAACAGAGTGTGGAGATGGGCTCGTAGATATTATTTACTTTATCCGTGTTTTCGTGTACATGATATATGTGCTGAGTagttaattataattatttatatatacgtCGTGATTGAACGAGAGATCATAATTTATTCACTCAGAACATAATATATAGGACATTACCCATATATAATATGAACAAAATTCTGAAGATGGTTGGATCAATGtcctttaaaaatttatatatattttttagtgataatttttttattacattttttagtcatctataattatttaaaatgttaaaatatatcgaaaattaatataaaaaaacttAGTAGTAatgtttatattttaatttactaatattaatataaaaaaattaaaagtcctTTGATAGTGGATGTGTGGAGAATGGATCTCacatcatattcgtatccattaTAAATGTTAGGTTCAAATATCTATGTGTCGGAGAGTTATTAATcatgaaacaaaaaaaaaataaagttatatatttttattttatttgatgaaagatatttttattttttagtcaAAGCGAAAGACGAAAATTTAGTTTTGTATCGGCGTAGATTTTTTGGAAGTATGTAGGTCCATCGATTCTTATATTACTAAATCTTTGGAAGAAACCTTGTCAAATTATTctaaattgaaattttaaattagtagacaacattaaatattattatcgGCCAATACAAATGTGATGTCTCTATTCCACGTATGTAGTtggaaataaatatttgaattggTTAATAATATGTAGACAATTTGAATTAAATAAGTGAggacaaataaaaaataattgttaTATGAATCCGTCATGCAGCCGTATTTGTGCGGACTTGAGTTCAAGACATGACAGAGTTGTATCAAAGATAAGTCATCGGTAGAAATACCGATAAATAAGTGTCATTCACGACAAATCGCTTGGTGAGTATAATGAACACTTATTCGATTATACCAAAGATGTGGAGAGTAGGGTTGTAGGTCTCTTGCTCAACCTCCTCCATGGGAGCTTGGGATTCGACGCTGAGCGCTTCAGTGGcttgaaaattataaaacttGGGTTCTCATGAAAATCACTTCTTTAGAAAAATATGTATATTAGTCGATGACTTATAGATCATttctcttttatttaaaatgaaacCTCGAATTCGATATTCAACTTTAACAATCAAATCTCTCAACTCCAATCTGATATATCAATCATTCGTGCTTCTAAATCCATGTTTAGAAAGAACTGTTAGCAGAAAATTAACTTTAGCTTcgtgaatttaaaattttcatattctAAATATCTGAAAAAGATTTCGAAATTTATCCCAAAAGTATGTACTATCTTGGACTTTTGTGAAGTAAGGCTACACAG
It contains:
- the LOC142524980 gene encoding uncharacterized protein LOC142524980 isoform X1, producing the protein MSNQSMNSDEPTIHQSMKRPMVKNDGPTAIMCTVVAIDHANLCYRVCSACEKTLPDSSAACRYCNFSNSFNPCSSGSKRLFRVLMSIATDTRVFVVIMFDRAARVLFGCSADEFFDFAKTHPYAAMTAGRVLEGEMLTVTLSNPNNGNAQHQRVVSVVPLRTGFQPAIETLRELYLVRRVY
- the LOC142524980 gene encoding uncharacterized protein LOC142524980 isoform X2; this encodes MSNQSMNSDEPTIHQSMKRPMVKNDGPTAIMCTVVAIDHANLCYRVCSACEKTLPDSSAACRYCNFSNSFNPCSSGSKRLFRVLMSIATDTRVFVVIMFDRAARVLFGCSADEFFDFAKTHPYAAMTAGRVLEGEMLTVTLSNPNNGNAQHQRVVSVVPLRTGFQPAIETLRELYLETS